Proteins encoded together in one Bradyrhizobium sp. CB82 window:
- the pxpB gene encoding 5-oxoprolinase subunit PxpB: MAATLPPPRLLPSGDSAVTVEFSRTIDDAANQRVLALDRALTEAGIEGVTEAVPTYRSLLVHYDPGRIGYDALGEKLLALASQPQPSTTKTRRWRIPVAYGGEHGIDLEDVAKALSTTPEDIVARHVAGDYRVAMVGFTPGWSYLSGLEKSLHMSRRQNPRLLTPAGTISIGGVQTGVQCLAGPSGWHLLGRTPVRTYQLHRNPTFLTEPGDRVTFFAVDHKTFAEQDRAAEAGEIIAELTES; this comes from the coding sequence ATGGCCGCGACGCTTCCCCCGCCCCGCCTTCTGCCCAGTGGCGACAGTGCCGTCACGGTCGAGTTCAGCCGCACCATTGACGACGCCGCCAACCAGCGCGTGTTGGCGCTCGATCGCGCGCTCACCGAAGCCGGCATCGAGGGCGTCACCGAGGCGGTGCCGACCTATCGCTCGCTGCTGGTGCACTACGATCCGGGCCGGATCGGCTACGATGCGCTCGGCGAAAAGCTGCTCGCACTTGCAAGCCAGCCACAGCCGTCCACCACCAAAACGCGCCGTTGGCGCATTCCCGTGGCCTATGGCGGCGAGCACGGCATCGACCTCGAGGACGTTGCCAAGGCGCTGAGCACCACCCCCGAGGACATCGTCGCCCGGCATGTGGCCGGCGACTACCGCGTCGCGATGGTCGGCTTCACCCCGGGCTGGTCCTATCTCAGCGGCCTCGAAAAATCCCTGCACATGTCGCGGCGGCAGAATCCGCGGCTGCTGACGCCCGCCGGCACGATCTCGATCGGCGGCGTGCAGACCGGTGTCCAATGCCTCGCCGGTCCCAGCGGCTGGCACCTGTTGGGGCGCACCCCCGTGCGGACCTATCAGCTCCACCGGAATCCCACCTTCCTCACCGAACCCGGTGATCGCGTGACGTTTTTTGCCGTCGACCACAAGACCTTTGCGGAGCAGGACCGCGCCGCCGAAGCCGGCGAGATCATTGCGGAGCTGACGGAGTCATGA
- a CDS encoding ribonuclease activity regulator RraA: MSLSPEARKTLAGITTATITTVLLKKGLRNVWMRGARPLRPGLPRLVGPAFTLRFVPAREDLATPESWSSPISTRTAIEAMPEGCIAVVDAMGITDAGIFGDILCARMVKRGVTALVTDGVVRDVEGVLGTNLPVWCDGYAAPPSVAGLTFVGWGEPIGCGGVAVFPNDIVVADQDGCVLIPQAMLDHVLNEGVEQERMEAWIVNEVNNGAVLPGLYPMNAETKARYAASKK; the protein is encoded by the coding sequence ATGTCGCTATCCCCCGAAGCCCGCAAGACCCTCGCCGGCATCACCACCGCCACCATCACCACGGTCCTCCTGAAGAAGGGTCTGCGCAATGTCTGGATGCGCGGCGCGCGTCCGCTGCGTCCGGGGTTGCCGCGGCTGGTCGGCCCGGCCTTCACGCTGCGCTTCGTGCCGGCGCGCGAGGATCTGGCGACGCCGGAATCCTGGTCCTCGCCGATCTCGACCCGCACCGCGATCGAGGCGATGCCCGAGGGCTGCATCGCCGTGGTCGATGCGATGGGCATCACCGATGCCGGCATCTTCGGCGACATCCTCTGCGCGCGCATGGTCAAGCGCGGCGTTACCGCGCTCGTCACCGACGGTGTCGTGCGAGACGTCGAGGGCGTGCTCGGTACCAACCTTCCGGTGTGGTGCGACGGCTATGCCGCGCCGCCGTCGGTCGCGGGCCTGACTTTCGTCGGCTGGGGCGAGCCGATCGGCTGCGGCGGCGTTGCGGTGTTTCCGAACGACATCGTCGTCGCCGACCAGGACGGCTGCGTGCTGATTCCGCAGGCGATGCTCGACCACGTGCTCAACGAAGGTGTCGAGCAGGAGCGGATGGAAGCCTGGATCGTGAACGAGGTGAACAACGGCGCCGTGCTGCCGGGCCTCTATCCGATGAACGCCGAGACCAAGGCGCGCTACGCCGCGAGCAAGAAGTAA
- a CDS encoding biotin-dependent carboxyltransferase family protein — protein sequence MSRLIITSIGPASSVQDGGRPGSQRYGLTPSGAMDRLALAAANCLVGNDLFAAVVEIGPFGASFTARDGAVRVALAGAPRNADIAGKPVASETSATLKDGETLTLGFARGGAFSYLAIEGAIQGEPVFGSLAVNARAGLGSPYPRPLQAGDEFSVAAASGKAEQRIELPKPPNGPIRVVLGPQDDEFDDANKALFLSSDWKISATSDRMGYRLEGPVIKHLHGHNIVSDGTVNGSIQVPGNGAPIVLMMDRGTSGGYPKIATVISADLGRLAQTSAGTAFRFKAVSMAEAQDEAKKFAQLLRSLPDRLRAADTVELNIEALHDANVAGQAVNAVDAGTWQVSAEP from the coding sequence ATGAGCCGCCTCATCATCACCAGCATCGGGCCGGCCAGTTCCGTCCAGGACGGCGGGCGGCCGGGCTCGCAGCGCTATGGCCTCACGCCGAGCGGCGCGATGGACCGGTTGGCGCTGGCAGCCGCCAATTGCCTCGTCGGCAACGATCTGTTCGCGGCCGTCGTCGAGATCGGCCCGTTCGGCGCCTCCTTCACCGCGCGCGACGGTGCGGTGCGCGTTGCACTCGCGGGCGCGCCGCGCAATGCCGATATCGCCGGCAAGCCGGTGGCGAGCGAGACCTCGGCGACGCTGAAGGACGGCGAGACGCTGACGCTCGGCTTCGCCCGCGGCGGCGCGTTCAGCTATCTCGCGATCGAAGGGGCTATCCAGGGCGAGCCGGTGTTCGGCAGCCTCGCGGTCAACGCGCGCGCCGGGCTCGGCAGCCCCTACCCCCGTCCGCTTCAGGCCGGCGATGAATTCAGCGTCGCGGCCGCAAGCGGCAAGGCCGAACAACGGATCGAATTGCCCAAGCCACCGAACGGTCCGATCCGCGTGGTGCTGGGGCCGCAGGACGACGAGTTCGACGACGCCAACAAGGCGCTGTTCCTGAGTAGCGACTGGAAGATCTCGGCGACCTCGGATCGCATGGGCTACCGGCTCGAAGGCCCAGTGATCAAGCATCTGCACGGCCACAACATCGTCTCCGACGGCACGGTCAACGGCAGCATCCAGGTGCCCGGCAATGGCGCGCCGATCGTCCTGATGATGGATCGTGGCACCAGCGGCGGCTATCCGAAGATCGCGACCGTGATCTCCGCCGATCTCGGCCGCCTTGCCCAGACCTCGGCCGGCACGGCATTCCGCTTCAAGGCGGTCAGCATGGCCGAGGCGCAGGACGAGGCGAAAAAATTCGCGCAGCTCCTCCGCAGCCTCCCAGACCGCTTGCGCGCCGCCGACACCGTTGAGCTCAACATCGAGGCGCTGCACGATGCTAATGTCGCTGGCCAAGCTGTGAACGCGGTCGATGCCGGGACATGGCAGGTTTCGGCCGAGCCTTAA
- a CDS encoding cupin domain-containing protein, protein MEIHVAGTRPTRRAPKENFTGTVLQDPVIMAPAPARLNCSRVSFEPGARTNWHTHPLGQTLYVISGVGRVQAKGGPIREIRPGDTVWIPPNELHWHGASPTNGMTHIAMQEALDGVYSTWMDPVTDAEYSAPVG, encoded by the coding sequence ATGGAGATCCACGTCGCAGGCACGCGGCCGACCCGCCGCGCGCCCAAGGAGAACTTCACCGGCACGGTGTTGCAGGACCCCGTCATCATGGCGCCCGCGCCGGCACGGCTGAACTGCTCGCGCGTCTCGTTCGAGCCGGGTGCGCGCACCAACTGGCACACCCATCCCCTCGGGCAGACGCTCTACGTCATCTCCGGCGTCGGCCGCGTCCAGGCCAAGGGCGGCCCGATCAGGGAAATCCGCCCCGGCGACACGGTCTGGATTCCACCAAACGAATTGCACTGGCATGGCGCTTCGCCAACCAACGGCATGACTCATATTGCCATGCAGGAGGCGCTCGACGGCGTCTACTCGACCTGGATGGATCCTGTTACCGACGCGGAATATTCGGCGCCGGTCGGTTAG